In Streptomyces thermolilacinus SPC6, a single genomic region encodes these proteins:
- a CDS encoding STAS domain-containing protein: MGRETVGSANQGRLHVGVRTEGSSEVLTPVGELDHHTAELLREPLEAAVAQGRTRLVVDCSQLEFCDSTGLNVLLGARLKAEAAGGVVHLAAMRPAVARVFEITGAGVVFEIHDSLDAALGR, translated from the coding sequence ATGGGCCGCGAGACAGTCGGCAGCGCGAACCAGGGCCGACTTCACGTCGGGGTCCGGACGGAAGGTTCGAGCGAGGTCCTGACCCCGGTGGGTGAGCTCGATCACCACACCGCGGAGCTGCTGCGCGAACCCCTGGAGGCCGCGGTCGCCCAGGGCCGGACACGGCTGGTGGTCGACTGCTCGCAGCTGGAGTTCTGCGACTCGACCGGGCTGAACGTGCTCCTCGGCGCGCGACTGAAGGCCGAGGCGGCCGGCGGGGTGGTGCACCTGGCCGCGATGCGGCCCGCCGTCGCCCGTGTGTTCGAGATCACGGGAGCCGGTGTGGTCTTCGAGATCCACGACTCCCTGGACGCCGCCCTTGGGCGGTAG
- a CDS encoding class I SAM-dependent methyltransferase, with translation MTTTMRQERFLRRFHARRPGVTGETLSRGAGPDGRSSYTMLRDLVRGARSVLDLGCGDGVLLERLAADGGHTGRTPSGGGSRVGAPGRVSAGAPGRVLAGVDLSAEALAVARGRAGVPAGTVLAQGRGQRLPFADGSFDACVSHMALMLMGDVELVAAEVARVLVPGGTFACVVGGGAVSGGGDAYERFLPLLREAVEALPAERRAPRLGDARTRTREGLGALLRDAGFGAVGWETVPLRLDGTADEVWATVSGLYDLAPLPGPDAAALREAFLAEAAPLAGPDGRVPCAMRVHVAHASLPPR, from the coding sequence ATGACGACGACGATGCGGCAGGAGCGGTTCCTGCGCCGGTTCCACGCCCGGCGCCCCGGCGTCACCGGCGAGACCCTGTCCAGAGGCGCCGGGCCCGACGGGCGGTCCAGCTACACGATGCTCCGCGACCTGGTCCGGGGTGCGCGCTCTGTCCTGGACCTGGGCTGCGGTGACGGGGTGCTGCTGGAGCGGCTGGCGGCCGACGGCGGGCACACCGGGCGGACGCCGTCAGGGGGCGGCTCGCGCGTCGGCGCGCCGGGGCGCGTGTCGGCGGGGGCCCCGGGGCGCGTGCTGGCGGGGGTGGACCTGTCGGCCGAGGCGCTGGCGGTGGCGCGGGGGCGGGCCGGGGTGCCCGCGGGGACGGTCCTGGCGCAGGGGCGCGGGCAGCGGCTGCCGTTCGCGGACGGCTCGTTCGACGCGTGCGTGTCGCACATGGCGCTGATGCTGATGGGCGATGTGGAGCTGGTCGCCGCCGAGGTGGCCCGCGTCCTCGTCCCGGGCGGAACGTTCGCCTGCGTGGTGGGCGGCGGGGCGGTCTCCGGGGGCGGTGACGCGTACGAGCGGTTCCTGCCGCTGCTGCGGGAGGCCGTGGAGGCCCTGCCCGCCGAGCGGCGCGCACCGAGGCTGGGCGACGCCAGGACCCGTACCCGCGAGGGGCTCGGCGCGCTGCTGCGGGACGCCGGTTTCGGGGCGGTCGGCTGGGAGACCGTACCGCTGCGGCTCGACGGGACGGCCGACGAGGTGTGGGCCACCGTGTCGGGCCTGTACGACCTGGCGCCGCTGCCCGGGCCGGACGCCGCCGCGCTGCGCGAGGCGTTCCTCGCCGAGGCCGCACCGCTCGCCGGGCCGGACGGCCGCGTGCCGTGCGCGATGCGCGTCCACGTGGCCCACGCGTCCCTGCCGCCCCGCTGA
- a CDS encoding RNA polymerase sigma factor SigF, whose translation MEDTMSPRLDETRTHDAASATSPHPFDRSGFPDLPDLPEIPPYDEVGAVDARALSKTLFARLEALEEGTHEYAYVRNTLVELNLALVKFAASRFRTRSEPMEDIIQVGTIGLIKAIDRFELSREVEFPTFAMPTIIGEIKRFFRDTSWSVRVPRRLQELRLELAKAGDELAQELDRSPTVAELADRLGISNDEVVEGMAASNAYTASSLDAQPEEDDTEGALADRIGYEDHGLEGIEYIESLKPLIASLPARDRKILSLRFVAGLTQSQIGEELNISQMHVSRLLSRTLTKLRKGLTLEE comes from the coding sequence ATGGAGGACACCATGTCACCCCGGCTCGACGAGACGCGTACCCACGACGCGGCGTCGGCAACATCCCCCCACCCCTTCGATCGGTCCGGTTTCCCGGACCTCCCCGACCTCCCCGAGATCCCTCCGTACGACGAGGTGGGGGCGGTGGACGCGCGCGCGCTGTCCAAGACGCTGTTCGCGCGGCTCGAAGCCCTCGAAGAGGGCACCCACGAGTACGCGTACGTCCGCAACACCCTGGTCGAGCTGAACCTCGCCCTGGTCAAGTTCGCCGCCTCCCGGTTCCGCACGCGCAGCGAGCCGATGGAGGACATCATCCAGGTCGGCACCATCGGCCTGATCAAGGCGATCGACCGCTTCGAGCTGAGCCGCGAGGTCGAGTTCCCGACCTTCGCGATGCCGACGATCATCGGCGAGATCAAGCGCTTCTTCCGCGACACGTCCTGGTCCGTACGGGTTCCCCGGCGCCTCCAGGAGTTGCGCCTGGAGCTGGCGAAGGCCGGTGACGAGCTGGCGCAGGAGCTGGACCGCTCCCCGACCGTCGCGGAGCTGGCGGACCGGCTCGGCATCAGCAACGACGAGGTCGTCGAGGGCATGGCGGCGAGCAACGCCTACACCGCCAGCTCCCTGGACGCCCAGCCCGAGGAGGACGACACCGAGGGCGCCCTAGCGGACCGGATCGGCTACGAGGACCACGGCCTGGAGGGGATCGAGTACATCGAGTCCCTGAAGCCGCTGATCGCGTCGCTGCCCGCGCGGGACCGCAAGATCCTTTCGCTCCGGTTCGTCGCGGGGCTCACGCAGTCGCAGATCGGCGAGGAGCTGAACATCTCGCAGATGCACGTGTCGCGGCTGCTGTCGCGCACGCTGACGAAGCTCCGCAAGGGCCTCACCCTGGAGGAGTGA
- a CDS encoding ATP-binding protein encodes MGATQQQPPSGLGPEPDRPGTPSAQRVAPSGASDRRGPHERDTRERGPHEREHGPREDGEQGNGEQERGPHRETRRLTLDGASGGVPLARDFTRQALYDWGWLPAATADRRAAAEDVLLVVSELVTNACLHAEGPEELRVSLHAKVLRLEVEDRGAGQPAPRTPHRAGRPGGHGMFIVQRLCLDWGVTRAAEAAGKTVWAELAAPA; translated from the coding sequence ATGGGTGCCACCCAGCAGCAACCGCCGAGCGGCCTCGGCCCCGAGCCGGACCGCCCCGGCACCCCCTCGGCACAGCGCGTGGCACCCTCCGGCGCGTCCGACCGGCGCGGCCCGCACGAGCGGGATACGCGGGAGCGCGGCCCGCACGAGCGGGAGCACGGGCCCCGGGAGGACGGCGAGCAGGGGAACGGCGAGCAGGAGCGCGGCCCGCACCGCGAGACGCGCCGGCTCACGCTGGATGGCGCGAGCGGGGGCGTACCCCTCGCCCGCGACTTCACGCGCCAGGCGCTCTACGACTGGGGATGGCTCCCCGCCGCCACCGCGGACCGCCGCGCCGCCGCCGAGGACGTCCTGCTGGTCGTCTCCGAGCTGGTCACCAACGCCTGTCTGCACGCCGAGGGCCCCGAGGAGCTGCGGGTCTCCCTGCACGCCAAGGTCCTGCGCCTGGAGGTCGAGGACCGGGGCGCCGGACAGCCAGCGCCCCGCACCCCCCACCGCGCCGGGCGGCCCGGCGGCCACGGCATGTTCATCGTGCAGCGGCTCTGCCTCGACTGGGGCGTCACCAGGGCCGCTGAGGCGGCGGGGAAGACCGTCTGGGCGGAGCTGGCCGCGCCCGCGTGA
- a CDS encoding DUF4287 domain-containing protein: protein MTQQAQVKGPASYFPSIEKKYGRPVAEWKDLIRTSPLTRHMELVAWLKSEHGLGHGHANALVADTLAEPA, encoded by the coding sequence ATGACCCAGCAGGCGCAGGTGAAGGGGCCCGCGAGCTACTTCCCGTCGATCGAGAAGAAGTACGGGCGGCCGGTCGCGGAGTGGAAGGACCTCATCCGCACCTCCCCGCTCACCCGGCACATGGAGCTGGTCGCCTGGCTCAAGAGCGAGCACGGCCTCGGCCACGGTCACGCCAACGCCCTCGTCGCCGACACCCTCGCCGAGCCCGCCTGA
- the hutI gene encoding imidazolonepropionase, whose translation MNSGNEPTNSAPATAGPDTTNNAVAPKATAATLITNIAGLVTNDPSLGDGSPLGLIQDAALVIEGDRVVWTGESSKAPATDNRVDAGGRTVVPGFVDSHSHLVFAGDRTAEFNARMSGRAYEAGGIRTTVAATRAATDAELEANVVRYLREALRQGTTTFETKSGYGLTVEDEARALRVAARHTDEVTYLGAHIVSPDYADDPAGYVALVTGEMLDACAPHARWIDVFCEKGAFDGDQARAILTAGKARGLHPRVHANQLSYGPGVQLAVELDAASADHCTHLTDDDVDALANSATVATLLPGAEFSTRAKWPDARRLLDAGATVALSTDCNPGSSFTSSMPFCVALAVRDMGMTPDEAVWSATAGGAAALRRTDIGRLSPGARADLAFLDAPSHVHLAYRPGVPLVTEVWRAGAPVVLGRGARA comes from the coding sequence ATGAACAGCGGCAACGAGCCCACGAACAGCGCCCCCGCGACCGCGGGGCCCGACACGACGAACAACGCCGTCGCGCCGAAGGCCACCGCGGCCACGCTCATCACCAACATCGCCGGTCTGGTCACCAACGACCCCTCCCTCGGTGACGGTTCCCCCCTCGGACTGATCCAGGACGCCGCGCTCGTCATCGAGGGCGACCGCGTCGTCTGGACCGGTGAATCCAGCAAAGCACCCGCCACTGACAACCGGGTCGACGCGGGCGGCCGGACGGTCGTCCCCGGCTTCGTCGACTCCCACTCGCACCTCGTCTTCGCGGGCGACCGCACCGCCGAGTTCAACGCCCGCATGTCCGGCCGGGCGTACGAGGCGGGCGGCATCCGCACGACGGTCGCCGCGACCCGCGCCGCGACCGACGCCGAACTGGAGGCGAACGTCGTCCGCTACCTGCGGGAGGCGCTCCGCCAGGGCACGACCACCTTCGAGACGAAGTCCGGCTACGGCCTGACCGTCGAGGACGAGGCGCGGGCCCTGCGCGTCGCCGCCCGCCACACCGACGAGGTCACCTACCTCGGCGCGCACATCGTGTCCCCGGACTACGCCGACGACCCGGCCGGATACGTCGCCCTGGTCACCGGCGAGATGCTCGACGCGTGCGCCCCGCACGCGCGCTGGATCGACGTGTTCTGCGAGAAGGGCGCCTTCGACGGCGACCAGGCCCGCGCGATCCTCACCGCGGGCAAGGCGCGCGGCCTGCACCCGCGCGTCCACGCCAACCAGCTGTCGTACGGCCCCGGCGTCCAGCTCGCGGTGGAGCTGGACGCGGCGAGCGCCGACCACTGCACGCACCTGACCGACGACGACGTGGACGCCCTCGCCAACAGCGCGACCGTCGCCACGCTCCTGCCGGGCGCGGAGTTCTCGACGCGCGCCAAGTGGCCGGACGCGCGGCGCCTGCTGGACGCGGGCGCGACGGTGGCGCTGTCCACGGACTGCAACCCCGGCTCGTCGTTCACCTCGTCGATGCCGTTCTGCGTGGCCCTGGCGGTACGGGACATGGGCATGACGCCCGACGAGGCGGTGTGGTCCGCGACGGCCGGGGGCGCGGCGGCCCTGCGCCGCACCGACATCGGCCGCCTGAGCCCCGGCGCCCGCGCCGACCTGGCCTTCCTGGACGCCCCGTCCCACGTCCACCTCGCCTACCGCCCGGGCGTCCCGCTCGTCACCGAGGTCTGGCGCGCGGGCGCCCCGGTGGTTCTGGGACGCGGCGCGCGGGCGTAG